CCGAGGATTGCCGGATCGCGGTGGAGGAAAACATCCTGCCCGTGACGGCCCGGCTGGATCAGCTGCGGGACCTTCAGGAAGCGGCGCGGCACGCGGAGCGGCCCACGCCCATTGCCCTGAAGTTCGACACGGGCATGGCCCGGCTGGGCTTTGGCCCGGACGACGCGGGCCGGGTTCTGGAAGTCCTTTCCCAATGCCCGCTGCTGCGACCCCAGTGGCTGCTCAGCCACCTGGCAACGGCGGACGACCCGGGCCAGGCCGATTTCACGCGGGAACAGGCGGCCCGGTTCCGGCGCGTCCGCGACCATTTCACCGCCGCCTGGCCGGGCCTGCGCTGCTCCCTGGTCAATTCCGCCGGACTGCTGGCCTTTCCGGACCTGACCTGGGACCGACAGCGGCCGGGCATCGCCCTGTACGGGGCCAATCCTTTCCACAGCACCGAATTGGCTCATCTGGGTCGGGATTTGCGTCCGGCCATGCGCGTCCAGGCCCCGGTGCTGGCCGTGCATCCGTTGGCCAAGGGCGCGTCCATCTCCTACGGACGAACCTATGTCGCGGACCAGGACAAGACCGTGGCCGTGGTCGCGGCCGGGTACGCGGACGCCTTTTCACGAGGGCTGTCCAACACGGGCTGGATACTGCTGCGCGGCCAACGGGCCAAGATTCTTGGCCGGGTGTGCATGCAGATGACCGCCGTGGACGTGACCCACGTTCCCGGCGTCGCGCCCGGCGACCAGGCCGTGCTGCTGGGTTCGGACGGGGAGGCCTCCATCACCCCGGAAGACCTGTCTTCCTGGTGGGGGACCATTCCCTACGAAGTTTTCTGTCTGCTGGGAATGAACCCGCGGGAATACGTTGCCTCGACCAAAACGGGTCAAGGAGAAAGCCATCATAACCGGTAAACCGTCTGCCAGGATTCTGGTCGTTGACGACGAGCCCGTGAATATCGAGCTGATCGCGGATATTTTTGACCGGGATCATGAGATTCTGTTCGCGGTGAATGGCGAGCAGGCCTTGAAGGTGGCCGCTGCGTCCATTCCGGACGTCATTTTGCTGGACGTGATGCTGCCAGGGATGGACGGTTTCGAAGTTTGCGCTCGGCTCAAGGCCGATGCTCTGACCCGGGACATCCCCGTCATCTTCATCACCGGCCTGGGCGATACCGCGGCCGAAACCAAGGGCCTGGAACTGGGGGCCATGGACTACATTGCCAAGCCCATCAATCCCCCGGTGGTCCGGATGCGCGTGGGCAACCAGATCGAACTGAAACGCGCCCGAGACCAACTGGCCCGGCTGGCCTCCACCGACGGCCTGACCGGGCTGGCCAATCGTCGGCGCTTCGACGAGACCCTGGCCCAGGAAAACGCCCGACATGTCCGCTCCAGGGAGAGGGTGACCCTGATCATGCTGGACATCGATCACTTCAAGCTGTTCAACGACACCTACGGCCATGTCCGGGGCGACGAATGCCTGCGGTCCGTGGCCGGGGTGCTCAAGGCGGCCTTGCACCGGGCCACGGACCTGGCGGCCCGCTACGGGGGGAGGAGTTCGCGTGTGCATCCTTCCGGACACGGACTCCGAAGCCGGAGCAGTGGCCGTGGCCGCGACACTGGAGGCCCGCTGACCTGTCGGAGGCGTCCAAGGCCGTGGAAATGGCCTTGCGGGCCTACCAGATAGACGGTCTGGAAGAGTTGCTGCGACCGATGGAAGCCGAGTTGAACCTCGCCCTGGACGCGGTCAAGCGTCTCTCCGAGTTGCCCGGCGATCCGGCTTCCGATTAGCCCGAAACGGCCCCAGCGACCGCATCGAAGGAGTCTTTGGAATCCTTCATGAACGAATTGTCGGCCCTGCGCGAGCACCTGCTGGCCAACCACAACCATTCAAACCAGGACTTGACGCGTTTTTTTTTGTCAACTATGTCTATCGCATTCATAGACATTGAGCCGACTCCATGAAAATCCCCAC
This genomic stretch from Desulfonatronum sp. SC1 harbors:
- the alr gene encoding alanine racemase — encoded protein: MPIGYNLLRVTIDLEAIRDNYRFLCSRGTALIPVIKSDAYGHGLIPVAKALEECGADCFAVGTVGEAARLRQEAGREVRGTVLALLGPQSSEDCRIAVEENILPVTARLDQLRDLQEAARHAERPTPIALKFDTGMARLGFGPDDAGRVLEVLSQCPLLRPQWLLSHLATADDPGQADFTREQAARFRRVRDHFTAAWPGLRCSLVNSAGLLAFPDLTWDRQRPGIALYGANPFHSTELAHLGRDLRPAMRVQAPVLAVHPLAKGASISYGRTYVADQDKTVAVVAAGYADAFSRGLSNTGWILLRGQRAKILGRVCMQMTAVDVTHVPGVAPGDQAVLLGSDGEASITPEDLSSWWGTIPYEVFCLLGMNPREYVASTKTGQGESHHNR
- a CDS encoding diguanylate cyclase; amino-acid sequence: MPRPKRVKEKAIITGKPSARILVVDDEPVNIELIADIFDRDHEILFAVNGEQALKVAAASIPDVILLDVMLPGMDGFEVCARLKADALTRDIPVIFITGLGDTAAETKGLELGAMDYIAKPINPPVVRMRVGNQIELKRARDQLARLASTDGLTGLANRRRFDETLAQENARHVRSRERVTLIMLDIDHFKLFNDTYGHVRGDECLRSVAGVLKAALHRATDLAARYGGRSSRVHPSGHGLRSRSSGRGRDTGGPLTCRRRPRPWKWPCGPTR